The genomic segment TGTCGAGATTATTGGTCGGCTCGTCCAGCAGGAGCAGGTCCGGCGCTTCCAGGATTTGTCGGGCCAGGGCGACGCGCATCCGTTCGCCGCCGCTGAGCGTGGCAACCGGCGTGTTCAGTGGGAACGCGTGGAGGCCGGTATCGGCGAGCGCCTGTTCCACGCGGGAAGGCAGCATCCAGTCCGCATCGGCGGCATCCTCCATACTGCCGTCGCCTGCTTCAAGCCGGGCAAGGCAGGCGAGGGCTGCCGTGATGCCGAGGGCGCCAGCAAGGTCCAGCGTTTCGTCCAGCGATTGCTGGAGCATGCCGATCGTGCCGTTGCGGTGGAGACTGCCACTCGCGGGTGCGACGTCGCCCATGATGGCGTGCAGCAGCGTGGACTTGCCGGAGCCGTTGCGGCCGACAAGGCCTACGCGCTCGCGGCCGAGCGAGAGCGTCAGATCACGGAAAAGCGGGGTGCCGTCAGGCGTGGAAAGGGAGAGGGCGTCGAGCGTGAGAAAGCTGGTCATGGAAGGGCCGTGAAATGAAGGAAGAACGCAGGGCGAAGTGCGGTGCGTTGTTCATTTCTGGCCTCCTCAAACTTTCTGGCGGGGCTCGCCGAAGGGCCGATTTAGAGGCCAGGCGAGACGATTGCAAGGGAGGCGGGGAAAATTTCAGGCTGCCGTGCAGAGGCGGCCGGGCGCGAAACTCTCATGCAGTTCTTTCAGTGGCTTGCACAGCATCAGGTCTGCGATGATCCGTGCCGTGATGGGTGCCAGCAGGATGCCATTGCGGTAATGGCCTGCCGCCACGAACAGGTTCGGCGCGGCGGTTGCACCGATCATCGGGGCGCGATCCGGTGTGCCGGGCCGGATACCGGCCCAGGTTTCGATCACGGGCAGGTCTTCCAGCACCGGGCAGAGGCGCGCAGCGCGGGCGTGCAGGGCGGCGATGGCTTCAGGCTCAGGCGTTTCGGTGGCAACGCCCGGTTCCACCGTCGCGCCGATGATCACCCGGTCTGCCTTGGGGGCGATATAGATCGCACCGCATCGTAGCGTCGTCTCCGGCGAGCCATAGCCATGTGCGACCGACAGCATCTGACCGCCATAGCAATCGATCTGGTCGAGGGCCGGGTCCCAGTTTACGAGGCTGAGCGGCTCGCCATTCTCGTCCACCTTTATGGCGGCGGTGTTCCAGCCGCTGGCAGCGAGGATCAGGTCGTGGCCTTCCAGGGTGAGGCGTCCGCCTTCGCTGCGCAGGGGCGCGGCTTCGCTGCGAAGCGTCGCCAGCGGACTGCGCTGCAGCGCCATGATCAGGGCCCGGACGACGGCGCGGTTGTCCACCTGGCCGTCGGTCGGCATTTGCAATGCGCCGATCAGGTCCGGTGCAATCGATGGTTCCAGCAGGTGCGCGGTGGCAGGCGGCAGTTCCTCATGCGCAATGCCGCGGGCATCGAGTGCGCGGGCCAGCTTGTGCATGGCAGCTGTCTCGGCCTTGTCGAAGGCAAGCGCCAGGGAAGGCCGGCCGCTGTATCCGGAATCGGTGTCGGCGGCGTGGGCGAGATCGATGGAGAAATCCGGCCACAGCTCAGCGCCTTCCATGCAGAGCTCGAACAGGTGGGGATGGACGCCTTCTTCGGCGGCGGCCTCATAAGCCGGGGCGAGCATGCCGGCGGCGGCCCAACTGGCGCCGCGTCCCATCGGGGCGGGATCGTAAATCGTCACCGGCACGCCGCGTTTTACGGCCAGCTCGAAAGCGGTCGCGAGGCCAATAATGCCCGCGCCAAGAATGGCGACTTTCGGCGTGAAACTCGAAATCGGCGGTGGGGGGGGAGGCGGCGATTGCATGGGCCCTCATGTAGGGCTTTTGCGCGCGAAGGTGAACTATCCGCTTTGACGCGGCGGCAGATCGTCTCGTTGTCAGGTCTCAACCGGTGCCGGAACGGCCTCAGATCAGGCTGCGTGATCCTGGGCTTTCTGTTTTTCCCAGAAAT from the uncultured Hyphomonas sp. genome contains:
- a CDS encoding FAD-dependent oxidoreductase; its protein translation is MQSPPPPPPPISSFTPKVAILGAGIIGLATAFELAVKRGVPVTIYDPAPMGRGASWAAAGMLAPAYEAAAEEGVHPHLFELCMEGAELWPDFSIDLAHAADTDSGYSGRPSLALAFDKAETAAMHKLARALDARGIAHEELPPATAHLLEPSIAPDLIGALQMPTDGQVDNRAVVRALIMALQRSPLATLRSEAAPLRSEGGRLTLEGHDLILAASGWNTAAIKVDENGEPLSLVNWDPALDQIDCYGGQMLSVAHGYGSPETTLRCGAIYIAPKADRVIIGATVEPGVATETPEPEAIAALHARAARLCPVLEDLPVIETWAGIRPGTPDRAPMIGATAAPNLFVAAGHYRNGILLAPITARIIADLMLCKPLKELHESFAPGRLCTAA